One region of Duncaniella freteri genomic DNA includes:
- a CDS encoding TolC family protein has product MNRLHIFSALTLLLPLLSGCGLYSGYERPAIGYDAEHMCLPDSVCSPLAAMSWRELFTDEYLSAWIDSGLNSNTDLRIAALKVEEARATLSASRLAFLPSVSMGADGSVGSGSSDRFSIGPSASWEIDAFGKQRNLKMGAEASWFASQAYRQAVQSQLVATIADGYYTLLMLDEQLSISERTLTTWDENIRVLQALKRAGRTNEAAVLQARANRMRVESSTLTLRNQIAEQENAIRSLLLDPDADMARGSLREQSFPESLSAGIPIDLLSNRPDVREAEYRLQKSFYDINVARAAFYPSITLSGNAGWTTSSGSVGNPSSWIANALGSVVVPIFNRGTNKANLDIARARYEENLLDFQQKLLDAGMEVNNALIAWQTANGRLALDRKQIVALKGAVHNTRLLMRNTTTNYLEVLTAQQRLLEAELSEASDRFDVIRSVISLYHALGGGR; this is encoded by the coding sequence ATGAACCGACTGCATATATTTTCCGCCCTGACTCTGCTCCTGCCGCTGCTGAGCGGATGCGGGCTTTATTCCGGATATGAGCGTCCGGCTATAGGATATGATGCGGAGCATATGTGTCTCCCTGACTCGGTATGCTCCCCGCTTGCCGCCATGAGCTGGCGCGAATTGTTCACCGACGAGTATCTTTCTGCCTGGATTGACAGCGGCTTGAACTCCAATACCGATCTGCGTATAGCGGCTCTTAAAGTGGAGGAGGCGCGCGCCACTCTGTCGGCATCCCGGCTTGCGTTCCTGCCTTCGGTGAGTATGGGAGCTGACGGCAGTGTGGGTTCCGGCTCGTCTGACAGATTCTCCATCGGGCCCTCTGCATCATGGGAGATCGATGCTTTCGGGAAGCAGCGCAATCTTAAGATGGGTGCCGAGGCTTCATGGTTTGCTTCTCAGGCTTACCGTCAGGCTGTGCAGTCGCAGCTCGTTGCCACTATTGCCGATGGATATTACACTCTGCTCATGCTTGATGAGCAGCTGTCGATAAGCGAACGTACCCTCACTACATGGGACGAGAACATACGTGTGCTCCAGGCTCTCAAACGTGCGGGGCGCACCAATGAGGCAGCCGTGCTTCAGGCTCGTGCCAACCGAATGCGTGTCGAAAGCTCCACTCTCACTCTTCGCAATCAGATTGCCGAGCAGGAGAATGCCATCCGTTCTCTCCTCCTTGATCCGGATGCCGATATGGCGCGCGGTTCGCTCAGGGAGCAGTCATTCCCCGAGTCTCTGTCGGCGGGGATTCCGATCGACCTGCTTTCCAACCGTCCCGATGTGCGTGAGGCTGAGTATAGGTTGCAAAAGTCGTTCTACGATATCAATGTCGCGCGTGCGGCGTTCTATCCGTCAATCACTCTTTCCGGCAATGCCGGATGGACCACGTCATCAGGATCAGTTGGCAATCCATCGTCATGGATCGCCAACGCCCTCGGCTCAGTGGTGGTTCCTATATTCAACCGAGGCACCAACAAGGCTAACCTTGATATAGCCAGGGCTCGGTATGAGGAGAATCTGCTTGACTTCCAGCAGAAACTCCTGGATGCCGGCATGGAGGTCAACAATGCTCTCATAGCATGGCAGACCGCCAATGGACGTCTTGCCCTTGACCGCAAGCAGATAGTGGCACTTAAGGGAGCGGTGCATAACACACGCCTGCTTATGCGCAACACCACCACCAACTATCTTGAGGTGCTCACGGCGCAGCAGCGTCTTCTTGAAGCCGAACTGTCCGAGGCGTCCGACCGTTTCGATGTGATACGTTCGGTCATATCGCTGTACCATGCATTGGGCGGAGGGCGATGA
- the trmD gene encoding tRNA (guanosine(37)-N1)-methyltransferase TrmD — MRIDILTVLPEMLESPLNCSILKRAQDKGLVEIAVHNLREYTTNKHRKVDDYPFGGEAGMVMQVEPVDRAIAWLREQRDYDEVIFTSPDGEQFDQPMANTLSLCENIIILCGHYKGVDYRIREHLITKEISIGDYVLTGGEIPAVVIADAVVRLIPGAIGDEQSALSDSFQDNLLAPPVYTRPAEYKGWRVPDILLSGHKAKIDDWKHEQALARTRLLRPDLLGED; from the coding sequence ATGCGTATAGATATTCTCACAGTGCTCCCCGAGATGCTCGAATCACCCCTTAACTGTTCCATCCTGAAGAGGGCGCAGGACAAGGGGCTTGTGGAGATTGCCGTACATAACCTTCGCGAGTACACCACCAACAAGCATCGCAAGGTCGACGACTATCCATTTGGCGGAGAGGCTGGTATGGTGATGCAGGTTGAGCCTGTCGACCGTGCCATAGCATGGCTCAGGGAGCAGCGTGACTATGATGAAGTCATATTCACATCCCCCGACGGCGAACAGTTTGATCAGCCCATGGCTAACACCCTCTCGCTGTGCGAGAACATTATAATCCTGTGCGGACACTACAAGGGGGTCGACTATCGCATACGCGAACATCTCATCACCAAGGAGATATCCATCGGCGACTATGTGCTCACCGGGGGTGAGATCCCGGCTGTGGTCATAGCCGATGCGGTTGTGCGCCTTATACCGGGTGCCATCGGTGACGAGCAGAGCGCGCTGAGCGATTCTTTCCAGGATAACCTTCTCGCCCCACCGGTCTACACGCGTCCTGCCGAATACAAGGGGTGGCGTGTGCCCGACATTCTGCTTTCCGGACATAAGGCGAAGATCGACGACTGGAAGCATGAGCAGGCACTCGCACGCACCCGCCTCCTCCGTCCTGACCTGTTGGGTGAGGATTGA
- the panB gene encoding 3-methyl-2-oxobutanoate hydroxymethyltransferase: MSTYTALDSRKVTTRRLTEMKAKGEKIAMLTAYDYSMAKLIDEAGMDVILVGDSASNVMAGNTTTLPMTLDQMIYHAKSVMKGTNRALVVCDMPFGTYQGNPLEALSSAIRIMKESHAEAVKMEGGEEIIESIQRILSAGIPVMGHLGLTPQSINKFGTYNVRAREEAEAAKLLKDAHLLEDAGCFAIVLEKIPADLATRVASELAIPVIGIGAGGGCDGQVLVMHDMLGINEGFSPRFLRRYADLGNTIKDAVGSYITDVKSSDFPNEQEQY; this comes from the coding sequence ATGTCGACTTATACAGCACTTGACTCACGCAAGGTCACCACACGCCGTCTTACTGAGATGAAAGCCAAGGGTGAGAAGATAGCCATGCTCACCGCCTATGACTATTCGATGGCAAAACTCATCGACGAGGCAGGCATGGACGTCATCCTCGTAGGCGACTCGGCATCCAATGTCATGGCGGGCAACACCACCACTCTGCCCATGACCCTCGATCAGATGATATATCATGCCAAGAGTGTGATGAAAGGCACCAACCGTGCGCTCGTAGTGTGCGACATGCCTTTCGGCACCTATCAGGGCAACCCCCTTGAGGCTCTGTCGTCAGCAATCCGCATCATGAAGGAGAGCCACGCCGAAGCCGTGAAGATGGAGGGTGGCGAAGAGATAATCGAGAGCATACAGAGGATTCTCTCGGCAGGCATCCCAGTGATGGGGCATCTCGGACTCACCCCACAGTCGATCAACAAGTTCGGCACATACAACGTGCGTGCCCGCGAAGAGGCTGAGGCTGCGAAGCTGCTCAAAGATGCTCATCTGCTTGAGGATGCGGGATGCTTCGCTATCGTGCTGGAGAAGATACCCGCCGATCTTGCCACTCGCGTGGCATCGGAGCTGGCCATACCGGTGATAGGTATCGGCGCAGGTGGAGGATGTGACGGACAGGTGCTTGTGATGCATGACATGCTCGGCATCAACGAGGGGTTCTCACCAAGGTTCCTCCGCCGTTACGCCGATCTGGGCAATACAATCAAGGATGCTGTAGGATCATACATCACCGACGTGAAATCGTCCGACTTCCCCAACGAGCAGGAGCAATATTAA
- a CDS encoding tetratricopeptide repeat protein: MANTNHEEETRTSIDEVNDTLTGLGERVQKNPKTIMYACVAVAAVVIAVLVYVYAVRQPGIQSANDALGQADIELLMGNDSIALAKYQQVADNHGYKAGELAGLNAAILLYKDKKYEEAIKYLNGYSSSESIISAGAKSLEGDCYVNLKKYAEALDCFKKAISLSDGNPAYTPAFMLKEATVLREMKDYKAEAAVYEEIVKEYPNYGPQMGIDVKKYLERAKAQAE; the protein is encoded by the coding sequence ATGGCAAATACAAATCACGAAGAAGAAACACGCACCTCAATTGACGAGGTGAACGACACCCTCACCGGACTTGGCGAGAGAGTGCAGAAGAACCCTAAGACCATCATGTATGCCTGCGTTGCAGTGGCAGCAGTGGTTATTGCGGTGCTCGTTTACGTCTATGCTGTCCGTCAGCCGGGCATCCAGAGTGCCAATGACGCACTCGGACAGGCGGATATAGAGCTGCTTATGGGCAACGACAGTATCGCGCTGGCAAAGTATCAGCAGGTAGCTGACAACCATGGCTACAAGGCAGGCGAGCTCGCAGGGCTCAACGCCGCTATCCTTCTCTATAAGGACAAGAAGTACGAGGAGGCTATAAAATACCTCAACGGTTATTCTTCATCCGAATCAATCATCAGCGCAGGGGCAAAGAGCCTTGAGGGTGACTGCTATGTCAACCTTAAGAAGTATGCCGAGGCACTTGACTGCTTCAAGAAAGCGATCAGCCTGTCTGACGGCAATCCCGCCTACACACCCGCATTCATGCTCAAGGAGGCAACCGTGCTCCGCGAGATGAAGGACTACAAGGCAGAGGCAGCCGTATATGAGGAAATCGTAAAGGAATATCCCAACTACGGTCCTCAGATGGGCATCGATGTCAAGAAATATCTTGAGCGCGCAAAAGCCCAGGCTGAGTAA